Proteins found in one Magnetococcales bacterium genomic segment:
- a CDS encoding periplasmic heavy metal sensor has protein sequence MILDRQRRLLIVLFLSLLINCFLGGWLVATNFRKDTMVGPRHLPGGPMMMGYGMLRMETGENPRAMAVLERNESRIHTAYGEVHAAQKKVRDALTGEPWDAPTLTASLGELRRTTHESQELLHRILVETAAFMTPQERERLAAPRGHSMGRGRGGMRRGAACSSRAERSE, from the coding sequence GTGATCCTCGACCGACAACGCCGGTTACTGATCGTTTTGTTCCTTTCCCTTTTGATCAATTGTTTTCTGGGAGGGTGGCTCGTCGCCACGAATTTCAGAAAGGATACCATGGTGGGGCCAAGGCATCTTCCCGGTGGTCCCATGATGATGGGATACGGCATGCTGCGGATGGAAACAGGGGAAAATCCCAGGGCGATGGCGGTACTTGAACGCAATGAATCCCGGATTCACACCGCTTATGGCGAGGTGCATGCAGCCCAGAAGAAGGTCCGTGACGCATTGACAGGCGAACCATGGGACGCTCCGACACTGACTGCGTCCCTGGGCGAACTGCGGCGGACAACCCATGAATCCCAGGAACTCTTGCATCGAATCCTGGTCGAAACGGCAGCCTTTATGACGCCCCAAGAACGGGAACGATTGGCGGCTCCTCGCGGTCATTCCATGGGGCGCGGAAGGGGTGGAATGAGAAGAGGCGCTGCCTGTTCATCGCGGGCAGAGCGCAGCGAATGA